The following coding sequences are from one Sarcophilus harrisii chromosome Y, mSarHar1.11, whole genome shotgun sequence window:
- the LOC116420404 gene encoding 60S ribosomal protein L10-like, which yields MGRRPARCYRYCKNKPYPKSRFCRGVPDAKIRIFDLGRKKAKVDEFPLCGHMVSDEYEQLSSEALEAARICANKYMVKSCGKDGFHIRVRLHPFHVIRINKMLSCAGADRLQTGMRGAFGKPQGTVARVHIGQVIMSIRTKIQNKEHVIEALRRAKFKFPGRQKIHISKKWGFTKFNADEFEDMVAEKRLIPDGCGVKYIPSRGPLDKWRAFHSS from the exons ATGGGCCGCCGCCCTGCGCGTTG CTACAGATACTGTAAGAACAAACCATATCCAAAATCACGTTTCTGTAGAGGTGTTCCTG ATGCAAAGATACGGATTTTTGACTTGGGTCgaaaaaaggcaaaagtagaTGAGTTTCCACTCTGTGGTCATATGGTGTCTGATGAATATGAACAACTGTCTTCTGAAg CTTTGGAGGCTGCACGGATCTGTGCCAACAAATACATGGTGAAGAGTTGTGGCAAAGATGGTTTCCATATCCGTGTTCGCCTGCACCCTTTCCATGTTATTCGAATCAACAAAATGTTATCTTGTGCTGGTGCTGATAG ACTTCAAACAGGGATGCGAGGTGCTTTTGGGAAACCCCAGGGTACTGTTGCTCGGGTCCATATAGGACAGGTGATCATGTCTATTCGCACCAAGATCCAGAACAAGGAGCATGTGATTGAGGCTTTGCGCAGGGCCAAGTTTAAGTTTCCAGGACGCCAGAAG ATCCACATCTCAAAGAAGTGGGGCTTCACAAAATTTAATGCAGATGAATTTGAAGACATGGTAGCTGAGAAACGTCTCATTCCTGATGGCTGTGGTGTCAAATACATTCCCAGCCGTGGTCCACTGGACAAGTGGCGTGCATTCCACTCATCTTAA